The Xanthomonas sp. DAR 80977 nucleotide sequence CGCCTACGCCACGCCGTACAAGCTGTTCGGCGGCGTGCTCGGGCTCAACGCGCTGGTGCCGCTGGTCAACCTCGACGCCTCGTTCGCCAGCGACAGCCCGGCGCGGCTGCGCGACAACGGCTCCGGCCTGGGCGACATCACCTTCGGCCCGTATCTGCAGATGCTGCCGACGATCCGCGACGGGCGTCCGGTGTTCATCCAGCGCTTCGAGTTCGACGCGATCGCGCCGGTGGGCAAGTTCGATCGCGACCGCGATCTCAACCAGAGCTCGGGCTATTGGTCGCTGATCCCGAGCTGGGCGTTCACCGTGTTGCCCACGCCGCAGTGGGAGCTCAGCGCACGCCTGAACTACCTCTACAACTTCCGCGCCGACAAGGCCGCCAACGCGCCGCAGCTGGCCGGCTTCGCGTTCCGCAACGGCCAGGCCGGCGATGCGTTCTGGGTCAATTTCGCCGGTTCCTACGCGCTGACCCCGGCGTTCCGGCTGGGCGTGAACGGCTACTACCTCAAGCAGCTGCGCGACAACCGCACCAACGGCGAGCGCGTGGCCGACACCAAGCAGAGCCAGTTCTATCTCGGCCCCGGCGCGTCGTGGCGGATCGATGCGCACAACATCCTCAATGCCAATGTGTACCTGCCGGTGGAGGTGAAGAACGCCGCCTCCGGCAACAACGTCAACTTCCAGTACATCCACGTGTTCTGAACCGGATTTCCTTCTCATGACCCTGCACAACAAGACTCTCGTGGTGACCGGCGTGGCCTCGGGCATCGGCGGCGAGGTGGCGCGGCTGGCGCGCTTCCATGGCGCGCGCGTGATCGGCGTGGACCGCAACCCGGTCAGCATGACGCTGGACGGTTTCCACCAGGCCGACCTCGGCGATCCGGCCGCGATCGATGCGCTGGTGGCGCACTTGCCCGAGCGCATCGACGCGCTGGCCAACATCGCCGGCGTGCCCGGCACCGCGCCGGTGGCGCTGGTGGCGAAGGTGAACTACCTGGGCCTGCGCCATCTCAGCCAGGCGCTGCTGCCGCGGATCGCGCCCGGCGGCAGCATCGTCAACGTCGCCTCGATCCTCGGCGCGGAATGGCCGCAACGGCTGGACCTGCATCGCGAACTGGCGCAGACCCCCGACTACGCCGCCGGCGCACGCTGGCTGCAGGCGCATCCGGTGGCGCAGGCCACCTGCTACCAGTACTTCAAGGAAGCGCTGATCGTGTGGAGCGCGCTGCGCTCGCAGGACTGGTTCGCCGGCCACGACGTGCGCGTCAACAGCGTCGCGCCCGGCCCGGTGTTCACGCCGATCCTCGGCGATTTCGTGACCATGCTCGGGCCCGAGCGGGTCCAGGCCGACGCCGGCAAGATGAAGCGCCCGGCCTATGCCGACGAGGTCGCCGAGGCGATCGTGTTCCTCGCCTCCGATGCCGCGCGCTGGATCAACGGCGTCAACCTGCCGGTGGATGGCGGCCTGGCCGCCACCGCGATCTGAACCTCCGTTCTCCCGTCCATTTTCCGAGACCACGCACCATGAATGTCACCAGCACTCCCCTGGCCCATGCCGCGACCTGGCAGGGCACGCTGTTCGACGGCGACTGGATCGCCGCGACGCAGACCCTCGAGGTGATCGAACCCGGCTCCGGCCAGCCGCTGTACGCGGTCGGCAAGGCCGGGCCGGCCGAGGTCGGCGCCGCGGTGGCGAAGGCGCGCGCCGCGCAGCGCGCCTGGGCCGCGACGCCGCCGCGCGAGCGCGCCGCGGTGTTCCATCGCGCCGCGGCGATCCTGCAGGAGCAGGCGCCCGCCGCCGCGGCGCTGATCGCGCGCGAGACCGGCGGCATCCTGGCCAAGGGCGAACACGAGGTGCGCGAGGCGATCGTGCTGCTGCAGCGCGCCGCGGCGATGCCGCTGCACGCCAGCGGTCAGGTGCTGCCGAGCGTGCCCGGCCGCCTGAGCCTGGCGCGGCAGTTGCCGCTGGGCGTGATCGGGGTGATCTCGCCGTTCAACTTCCCGCTGGTGCTGTCGCTGCGCTCGGTGGCGCCGGCGCTGGCGGTCGGCAATGCGGTGGTGCTCAAGCCCGATCCGCGCACCCCGTACGCCGGCGGCTTCGTCATCGCCGAGGTGCTGGCCGCCGCCGGCCTGCCCAAGGGCCTGCTGCACGTGCTGCCCGGTGGCGCCGATGCCGGCCAGGCGCTGGTCGAGGCGCCCGGCGTGCCGATGATCGCCTTCACCGGCTCCACTGCGGCCGGCCGCAAGATCGGCGAGCTGGCCGGCCGGCACTTGAAGAAGGTCTCGCTGGAACTGGGCGGCAAGAACGCGCTGATCGTGCTGGAGGACGCCGACCTGGAGCGCGCGGTCTCGGCGATCGCCTTCGGCGCCTACTTCCATCAGGGCCAGATCTGCATGGCCACCGGCCGCGTGCTGGTCCAGCGCGGCATCGCCGCCGAGCTGACCCGGCGCCTGGCCGAGAAGGCGCGGCACCTGCCGGTCGGCGACCCGGCCAGCGGCCAGGTCGCGCTGGGGCCGATCATCGACCAGCGCCAGCTGCAGAACATCGCGGACATCGTCGCCGCCTCGGTCGCGGCCGGCGCGGTGGTCGAGGCCGGCGGCAGCCATGAGGGCCTGTTCTACGCGCCGACGGTGCTGTCCAACGTGCAGCCGGGCATGCGCGCGTTCGAGGAGGAAGTGTTCGGGCCGGTGGCCAACATCATCGTCTTCGACAGCGACGACGAGGCGGTGGAGCTGGCCAACCGCACCGAGTACGGCCTGTCGGCCGGTGTGATCTCGGCTTCGGTGGGTCGCGCGCTGGCGATCGGCGAACGCCTGCACACCGGGTTGCTGCACATCAACGACCAGACCGTGGCCGACGAGGTGGTCAACCCGTTCGGCGGCACCGGCGCCTCCGGCAACGGCACCAGCGTCGGCGGCCCGGCGGACTGGGAGCAGTACACCCACTGGCAGTGGGTCACGATCAAGGATGCGGTGCCGCAGTACCCGTACTGAGCGACGTGCGTCAGCCCCTCTCCCGCCGGGAGAGGGGTTGGGGGCGCCGCAAGAAATCCGCAGAAGCCGCCATGACGAACGCGTCGCCACGCGCCAGCCAAGGTGAACCATCGTGATGCTGTTGCTGGATCGTTTGCCTCACTGGCGCGTGGCGACGCGTTCGTCTTCACTGCGGCGTTGGATTTCTCGCGGCGCCCCTCATCCGCCCCTACGGGGCACCTTCTCCCGACGGGAGAAGGAGGATTCCCATTCTCCCCCCACTGAGGTTGATCCACATGAGCAGCAACACCGAACAAGACACCGTCGCCTATGCCGTCGAGGACGGCGTGGCCTGGGTGAAATTCAACCGCCCGGAGAAGCGCAACGCGATGAGTCCGGCGCTCAACCGCAGGATGATGGAGGTGCTGGACGCGCTCGAGTTCCGCGACGACGTGCGCGTGCTGGTGCTGAGCGGCGAGGGCAGCGCCTGGACCGCCGGCATGGACCTGCAGGAGTATTTCCGCGACACCGAGGCGCACGGCCTGGCCGGCACGCGCAAGGCGCAGCGCGAGAGCTACGGCTGGTGGCGGCGTCTGCGCTGGTACCAGAAGCCGACCATCGCGATGGTCAACGGCTGGTGCTTCGGCGGCGGCTACGGCCCGCTGTTCGCCTGCGACCTGGCCTTCGCCGCCGAGGAGGCCAAGTTCGGCCTGTCCGAGATCAACTGGGGCATCCTGCCCGGCGGCGGCGCGTCCAAGGTGGCGGCCGAGTTGCTGTCGTTCCGGCGCGCGATGTACCACGCCATGCTCGGCGAGCCGATCGACGGGCGCACTGCCGCCGAGTGGGGCCTGGTCAACGAGGCGCTGCCGGGCGAGCGCCTGCGCGCGCGCGTGGCGGAGGTGGCGCAGGCCTTGTCGAAGAAGAATCCGGTGGCGCTGAAGGCGACCAAGGACGCGGTCCGCCGCGTGCGCGAGATGACCTACGAGAACGCCGAGGACTACCTGGTGCGCGCGCAGGAGGCGGCCAACAGCTACGACAACGACGGCCGCAAGGAAGGCCTGAAGCAGTTCCTGGACGAGAAGACCTACAAGCCCGGCCTGGGCGCCTACGACCTGTCCCGGCAACGCCGCGACGCCTGACCACAGCGAGGCCGCGATGGACATGAGCACGACTTCCGCCGCGCCGCCGCTGGGCGCGGCGCGGACCCCGGTGCAGCGCCTGCTGGAGCCGGCCTCGATCGCCATCGTCGGCGCCTCGCCGACGCCCGGCGCGCTCGGCGCCTCGGTGCTGGGCAATCTCGAACGCAACGGCTATGCAGGGCGGATCCACCTGATCAACCCCAAGCGCGAGGAGATCGGCGGGCGCCCGTGCCTGGCGGCGATCGAACAGCTGCCCGACGGCGTGGACGTGGCGGTGCTGGCGATCCCGCAGCCGGCGGTGCTCGACGCGGTGCGCGCGCTGGCCGCGCGCGGGGTGGGCGCGGCGGTGATCTTCTCGGCCGGTTTCGCCGAGGCCGGCGAGGCCGGGCAGGCGCAGCAGCGCGAGATCGCGCGCATCGCCGCGGCGGCCGGCATGCTGGTCGAAGGCCCCAACTGCCTGGGTTGCATCAACTACCTGGCGCGCATCCCGCTGACCTTCATCGAAGCCGACGTCAGCGCCGAACAGGCCGCGCGCAACCGCGCCGCGCCGGCGATCGGCATCCTCTCGCAGAGCGGGGCGATGATGACGGTGCTCAACACCACCCTGGCCAGCCGCGAGCTGCCGCTGTCCTATGCGATCTCCACCGGCAACGAGGCCGCCAGCCACATCGAGGACTACATCGAGTTCCTGCTCGATCATCCGGGCACGCGGGTGATCGCGATGATCGCCGAGCAGTTCCGCCAGCCGCGGCGGCTGCTGGCGCTGGCGCGGCGCGCGCGCGCCGCCGGTACCCGGCTGGTGCTGCTGCATCCGGGCAAGAGCAGCGCCGCGCGCGAATCGGCCGCCACCCACACCGGCGCGCTCGCCGGCGACCATCAGGTGATGCGCACGCTGGTCGAACGCGCCGGCGTGGTGCTGGCCGACACCCTGGAAGAACTGGGCGACATCGTCGAGATCGCGCTGCGCTGCCAGTTCCTGCCGGCGGCGGGCACCGCGATCCTGGGTGAGTCCGGCGCGTTCAAGGCGCTGTGCCTGGACCTGTGCGAGGACCTGGGCCTGGCCCTGCCACCCTTGCACGACGCCGATTCGCCGGCGCTGCGCGCGGCGCTGCCGCCGTTCGTCGCGGTCAGCAATCCGCTCGATCTCACCGCGCAGGGGCTGGTCGATCCGGACCTGTACCAGCGCACGCTGGCGGCGCTGTTCGACGACCCGCGCTGCGCCTCGATCGTGGTCGGCCTGATCCAGACCGATCCGGTGACCTGCGCGATCAAGCTGCCGCCGGTGCTGCGCGCGGTGCGCGAACTGCGCCCGCGCAAGGCGGTGATCTTCGCCGGCCTGGACGAGGGCGCGGCGTTGCCGGCCGACTATCTCGCCCAACTGCGCGAACTGGGCGTGCCGTACTTCCCCAGCACCGAGCGCGCGCTGCGTGCGCTCGCACGCCTGGCGGCGCTGGCCGCGCGCGACTTCGACGAAGCCGCGGCGGTGCCGGTGCAGCTCGCCTTGCCGGCGCAGGCCGGGGTGATTCCCGAGCACCGCGCCAAGGCGCTGCTGGCGCCGCTCGGGCTGCCGTTCGCGCCCGGCGAACTGGCCGGCACGCTGCAGCAGGCGCAGGCGGCGGCGGCGCGGATCGGCTATCCGGTGGCATTGAAGGTGCAATCGGTGCAGCTGGGCCACAAGAGCGATGTCGGCGGCGTGATCCTCGGCCTCGGCGATGCGACGGCGCTGGCGCAGGGCTGGGAGCGCTTGCACGCCAACCTGGCCCGGCATGCGCCGGACGCGCCGCTGGAGGGCGTGCTGGTCGAGGCGATGGCCGAGCGCGGCATGGAGATGATCGTTGGCGCGCGCCACGATCCGCAGTGGGGGCCGGTGGTCCTGGTCGGCTTCGGCGGCGTCGCCGCCGAGGTGATCCGCGACGTGCGCCTGCTCGCGCCGGACCTGCCGGCGGCCGCGGTAGTCCGCGAACTGGAACGGCTCAAGGGCGCGGCGCTGCTGCATGGCCATCGCGGCGCGCCGGCGCTGGACGTGGCCGCGCTGGCCGAACTGGTGGTGCGGCTGGGCGCGGTGCTGCGCGCGCAACCGCGCATCCGCGAGATCGACCTCAATCCGGTGCTCGTCTACCCGCGGGGCCGCGGCGTGCTCGCGCTGGACGCGCTGATGCTGATCGACTGACCCGGCCGCGCGGCCGGCTTTTCCACGACGCCACCTGACCCGGAGCACATGATGCAGGCAGATCCTTTCGATCCCGCGCGGCTGGCGCCCGACGCGTTGCAAGCGCTGACGACCATCGCCGCCGCCAGCGCGGGCGCGCCGCCGCTGCACAGCTTGCCGATGCCGGCCATGCGCCAGGCGTACAAGGGCGTCACCACCTTGCTCGGTGGCGAGCCATGGCCGATGCAGGACGTGCGCGATTTTCAGGCCGACGGGCCGCTGGGGCCGATCCCGCTGCGGCGCTACGTGCCGGCGGGAGCGCTGGCGCCGTACGCGACCATCGTGTACCTGCATGGCGGCGGTTGGAGCCTGGGCGACCTGGACAGCCACGACAAGGTCTGCCGGCGCCTGGCGCAGGCCGCGGGCTGCGTGGTGGTCGCCGTGGACTACCGGCTGGCGCCGGAGCACCCGGCGCCGGCCGGTCCCGAGGACGTGCTGGCGGCGATCCGCTGGCTGGCCGCGCATGCCGGCACGCTGGATCTGGATCCGGCGCGCTTCGCGGTGGCCGGCGACAGCGCCGGCGGCGGCCTGGCGGCGATGGCGTGCCAGTTGCTGCGCGGCCAGGTGGCGCTGCGCGCGCAGGTGTTGTTCTATCCGGGCACCGACCTGTCGGCGACTGGCGACGCGTTCGCGTCGCGGCGCCGCAATGGCGCGGTGCCGCCGTTGACGCTGGAGCTGATGCAGGCGATGTCCGGTCCGTTCCTGTCGTCTGGCATCGACACGCGCGATCCGCGCCTGTCCCCGCTGCAGGCGACCGATTTCGCCGGATTGCCGCCGGCGCTGATCTTCACCGCCGAGTGCGATGCGCTGCTCGACGACGGTCGCCTGTACGCCGAGGCGCTGCGGGCCGCCGCGGTGCCGGTGGACTACGTCGAACTGCCCGGCATGGTCCACGGCTTCATCGAGATGGCGGGTGTGGTGCCGGCCGCGGCCCAGGCGATCGAGCGCAGCGGCGACTTCCTGCGCAAGCGCCTGGCGTGACGCGATCGGGTCCGGCTCGCTGCGCCGCGCAGCCCCGGCTGGCAACTCGACCGGCCCAAAGCGACCTGTTCGGAGAGGGAGGGCAGTCTAGCGCGGTGCCGGCACGCCGCCGCCCTGCTGCGCGCGGCGGAACGCATTCGGCGAACAGCCGGCGTTGCGCGCGAAATAGCGGCTGAAATAGGCCGCGTCGGCGAAGCCCAGCCAGGTGGCGATCTGCTGCACGCTCAGCGAGGTGTAGACCAGGCTGCGCTGCGCTTCCAGCATCACCCGCCGCTGCAGCAGCTGCAGTGGCGCGGCGCCGGCATGCTGCCGGCACAGCGCGCCGAGGTGGCTGGCGCTGAGTCCGAGCTGGTCGGCATAGCGCTGCAGCGGCCAGTGTTCGCGATAGTGCCGGTCCACCAGCGCCAGGAAGCCGCGCACATGCGCGCTGCCGCGGTCGTGGCCGCTGTCAGCGCCCGGCGCGGGTTGCTGCAGCACGCGCCGCGCGGTCCACACCAGCAGCTGGCCGGCCAGCGCATGCAGCATCGGCACCCGGCCCTCGCGGCGGTGCGCGTGTTCGGCGGCGAGTGCGGCGAAGCAGGCGTCGAGCGTGGTGCGCTCGCGCCCGACCTCCAGGCACGCCGGCCGCGCCAGCGCCTGCGCCATCTGCGGCCACTGCGCGTGCCAGGCCTGCAGCAGCGCGGCGGACAGGGTGACGATGTGGCCGCGGATGCGCCGATGGAAATCGAAGCCGTGCACGTACAGCGGCGGCATCCACACCAGCGTGGCGCGGTCCACGCGCTGGCTGCGGCCGTCGATGTGGATCCCGGCCGGGCCGCTCTGCACGTACAGCAGCTGCGACAGGTCGTGGTGGCGGTGCGGGCGGATCCGCCAATCGTGCAGGCGGCTGCGCGCCGCGATCGATTCCCAGTGCAGCGCATCGGCCGCGGCGCCGTCGCCGGTCTCCCCATACAGGCGGAACGCGGGGACGGGGTGTGCCTGAACGCTCGGTTCGGTGATCGCAGCCATCGTCGGAAAGTGCAGGAAATCCTGCGGTTAGTCCATTGGCATCCGCCGATCGCGGCAGAAGACTGGCGAAAAGTACCGCAACCGTGTTCGGGAGGACAGCATGAAGACCACCGTCGCCATCATCGGCGCAGGTCCCGCGGGGCTGCTGCTCGGCCAGCTGCTGCTGCGCCAGGGCATCGATACCATCGTCATCGAGCGGCGTTCGCCGCAATACGTGCTCTCGCGCATCCGCGCCGGGGTGCTGGAGCAGGGCACGGTGGAGCTGCTGCGCGCGGCCGGCGCCGATGCGCGGCTGCAGCGCGAGGGCGTGGTCCACCACGGGTTCGAACTGATGCTGGACGGGCGCCGCGAGCGCATCGACCTGAGCGGCCCCACCGGCGGGCGCGCGGTCACCATCTACGGCCAGACCGAGGTCACCCGCGACCTGATGCAGGCGCGGGCCGAGGCCGGCGGCGTCAGCGTGTACGCCGCCGAGGACGTGACCTTGCACGGCCTGGACGGCGAACAGCCGTGGGTGGAGTACGTGCAGGACGGGACGCGGCTGCGGCTGGGCTGCGACTACATCGCCGGCTGCGACGGCTTCCATGGGATCAGCCGCGCCTCGATCCCGGCCGGGGTGCTGCGCGAGTACGAGCGGGTCTATCCGTTCGGCTGGCTGGGCGTGCTGGCCGATACCGCGCCGGTCAACGAGGAGTTGATCTATGCGCGGCACGCGCGCGGCTTTGCGCTGTGTTCGATGCGATCGCCCACGCGCACCCGCTACTACGTGCAGGTGCCGGCCGGCGAGCGGGTGGAGGACTGGCCGGACGCGCGCTTCTGGGACGAGTTGCGCGCGCGCCTGCCGGACGCGGTGGCCGCGCGCCTGCGCACCGGGCCGGCGATCGAGAAGAGCATCGCGCCGCTGCGCAGCTATGTGGTGGAGCCGATGCAGTACGGGCGGCTGTTCCTGGCCGGCGATGCGGCGCATATCGTGCCGCCGACCGGGGCCAAGGGCTTGAATCTGGCGGCGGGCGACGTGGGGCTGTTGGCGTCGTTGTTCGCGCAGGCGCGGCAGCAGGGCGACGCTGCGCCGCTGCAGCGCTATTCGGAGCTGGCGTTGAAGCGGGTGTGGAAGGCGGTGCGCTTTTCGTGGTGGATGACGACGATGCTGCATCACTTCCCCGACGAGGACGCGTTCGAGCGGCGGCTGCACGAAGCCGAGTTGGACTATCTGCTGGGCAGTGCCGGTGGGCGCGCGACGATTGCGGAGAACTATGCGGGGTTGCCGATGGAGACGGGGGCGGCGTTGGCTTAGCCGGGTCGGCGGAACGCGAGGCCGGATGGCAGCGGATCCCATCGGCGTATCGATTGCCCCGCTCCTTGTAGGAGCGACTTCAGTCGCGACGAACGAAGCGGTACAGCGTCCGATCTCATTCGCCGCGAGAGGGCTGGATTATTTGGTCCGGAGACGTGCTGAAGCCAGCGCTTGAGCTAGAGCTAGAGCTAGAGCTAGAGCAACAGCAGAGAGCAACAGCAAAGGCTTTCGCCTTGCGGCGAGTCACTTTTCTTTGCTTGTGCAAAGAAAAGTAACCAAAAGAAAGCACACCCCGCAGCGCGCCCTCCGCGCTGCGCGCTCCGGGGCCGCAGCCCCGACGGGCATTTTTCGATGGCACATCCCTGTGCCAGCGAAAAACGGCGCGCATCCTGCGCGCCGCCCTTCGGGTATTCGCCCGCCGGGTCTGCCGCGCTGAGGGGGCCCGGAAAATCAAAAGCACAGCAGCAACAGCAACAGTAGGAGCAAGAGCAAGAGCAAGAGCAGGAGCAAGAGCAAGAGCAGGAGCAGGAGCAACAGCCGGGTAAGGACAAGCGTGACGGTGGAAGTAACGGCGCTAGCGCGCTCTTAGCCCCTCTCCCATCGGGAGAGGGGTTGGGGTGAGGGTACGGGCGCAGCCTGGCGCTGCTTCAAATTGCACGAGGTTCCGCGCGTACCCTCATTTGCCTCGATGGGGTGCGTGTGAGGCAATCCCACTCTGGCCGGTCGCGCGACGCAGGCTCACAGCGCGTCGGCGCGGTAGCCGGTGTCGATGCTGATGCTGCCGCCCAGGGCGCGGGAGACGCAGGCGCAGAGTTTGCGGTTCTCGCGGCGCTGTTCGTCGCTGAAGAAGACGTCGCGGTGGTCCAGGCCGGCGTCGGCGGCGAGCACGTCCACCTGGCACAGGCCGCATTCGCCGCGGCGGCATTCGGCCATCATTTCCACGCCGGCCGCCTGCAGGGCGTCGAGCATCGATTCGTTCTCGGCCACCGGGACCTCCAGGCCCAGCGCCGGCAGCCGCACCACGAACGGTTGCGCCGCGGCGCTGCCGCTGTTGCCGAAGGTCTCGAAGTGCAGCCGCGCGCGCGAACGTCCGGCGGCGTGCCAGTGGCGGCGCACCGCGTCGAGCATGCCCAGCGGGCCGCAGACGTAGATCTCCGCGGTCGCGGACAGCTTGGCGATCTCGGTCTCCAGGTCGGGCGCGCCGTGTTCGTCGTCGCAATGCAGCTGCAGGCGCTCGCCCAGCGTGGCCTGCAGCTGCGGCAGGTAGGCCATCGCGCTGCGCGCGCGGCCCACGTAGAGCAGGCGGAACGCCGGATGCCGCTGCGCCAGCCGCTGCGCCATGCCCAGGATCGGGGTGATGCCGATGCCGCCGGCCACCAGCAGGATCTCTGCGGCGCGCTCGTCGAGCGCGAAGTTGTTGCTGGGGACGGAGGTCTCGAGGCTGTCGCCCGGCGCCAGCGTCCACATGTGGCGCGAGCCGCCGCGGCTGTCGGGCATCGCGCGTACCGCGATCAGGTAGCGGCCGTCGGCGCGCGGCTCGCCGACCAGCGAGTAGGAGCGCATGTCCTCGCGCCCGTTCAGGCGCAGGCGGAAGTCGAGGTGGCTGCCGACCGCGAACGGACGCGTGTGCGCGCCGGGATCGAGCAGAATCTCGCGCACGCCGTCGCAGGCATCGGCGATCGCGACCACGCGGGTGGGGTACCACTGGGTTTCCTTGCGCATGGCGGGGGTCCAGGTGTGGAGGAAGAAGAACGGTCTGCTGAGAACGCGAGCGGTGCGCGCCGCGGCCGGCACGCTGTCGGCTCAGGACGTTCCGTCGCTGCCGCGCGCCCGCGCGCCAGGCGCCTTGCGCCGGATCAGCGCGCCGCCGTGGACGCGGCCGATCGCGTGCTGGTCGCGCAGGGCGTAGCGGAAGTTGCGTTGCGCCAGGTGCGCGTGCTCGCGCATCAGCGCCTCGGCGCGTGCGCCCTGGCGCTGCTCGATCGCCTCGACCACCTGCCGGTGCTGGTCCTGCGCCAGGGTCAGGATCAGCCGCGCTTCCGGCACCGCCGCCTGCGCCATCACGAAGCCGTTGGGCGAGGCGAACGGCAGCTGCACCGTGCGCGCGAACTCGCGCGCGAGCAGCTCGCTGCCGGCCATCCCGATCAGCAAGGCATGCAGCCGTTCGTTGTATTGCACGTAGTCGGCGAAGTCGTCCTCGGCCAGGTCCGAGGCCAGTACCGCGTCCAGCCGTTCCAGCAGCACGCGCGCCTGCTGCAGGTCGGTGGCGCTGGCGCCGCGTTCGGCGGCCAGGCGCGCGGCCAGCCCCTCCAGGGTGCCGCGCAGTTCGATCGCGTCGTGCACGTCGCGCTCGCTGAAGGACTTCACCGCGTAGCCGCCGCCGGGCAGGGCGGTGGTCAGGCCTTCCTCGCACAGACGTTGCAGCGCCGCGCGCACCGGGGTGCGCGAGACGCCGAGGCGTTCGACCACCGCCAGTTCCGACAGGCGCTCGCCCGGCGCCAGCGTGCCGCCGAGGATCAGGTCGCGCAGTTCGAGCAGCGCGCGGGTGGTCTGCGCGGCGCTGGAGCGGAACGGAGGCGTGGCGTTCATGGCAATCCGAAAGAAAGGGAGGGCGGGCGGGATCAGCCGACCATGCGCATGTCCAGGTCGCGGCTGCGCTGTTCGCGCGCGATCATGCGCTCGATCAGACGCCGCGCCCACATCCCGCCGGCATCGACGTTGAGGTTGTAGAACACGTGGTCCGGATGCGCGTCGATCGCGCGCTGCTGCGCCTCCAGCACCG carries:
- a CDS encoding benzaldehyde dehydrogenase: MNVTSTPLAHAATWQGTLFDGDWIAATQTLEVIEPGSGQPLYAVGKAGPAEVGAAVAKARAAQRAWAATPPRERAAVFHRAAAILQEQAPAAAALIARETGGILAKGEHEVREAIVLLQRAAAMPLHASGQVLPSVPGRLSLARQLPLGVIGVISPFNFPLVLSLRSVAPALAVGNAVVLKPDPRTPYAGGFVIAEVLAAAGLPKGLLHVLPGGADAGQALVEAPGVPMIAFTGSTAAGRKIGELAGRHLKKVSLELGGKNALIVLEDADLERAVSAIAFGAYFHQGQICMATGRVLVQRGIAAELTRRLAEKARHLPVGDPASGQVALGPIIDQRQLQNIADIVAASVAAGAVVEAGGSHEGLFYAPTVLSNVQPGMRAFEEEVFGPVANIIVFDSDDEAVELANRTEYGLSAGVISASVGRALAIGERLHTGLLHINDQTVADEVVNPFGGTGASGNGTSVGGPADWEQYTHWQWVTIKDAVPQYPY
- a CDS encoding acetate--CoA ligase family protein; its protein translation is MSTTSAAPPLGAARTPVQRLLEPASIAIVGASPTPGALGASVLGNLERNGYAGRIHLINPKREEIGGRPCLAAIEQLPDGVDVAVLAIPQPAVLDAVRALAARGVGAAVIFSAGFAEAGEAGQAQQREIARIAAAAGMLVEGPNCLGCINYLARIPLTFIEADVSAEQAARNRAAPAIGILSQSGAMMTVLNTTLASRELPLSYAISTGNEAASHIEDYIEFLLDHPGTRVIAMIAEQFRQPRRLLALARRARAAGTRLVLLHPGKSSAARESAATHTGALAGDHQVMRTLVERAGVVLADTLEELGDIVEIALRCQFLPAAGTAILGESGAFKALCLDLCEDLGLALPPLHDADSPALRAALPPFVAVSNPLDLTAQGLVDPDLYQRTLAALFDDPRCASIVVGLIQTDPVTCAIKLPPVLRAVRELRPRKAVIFAGLDEGAALPADYLAQLRELGVPYFPSTERALRALARLAALAARDFDEAAAVPVQLALPAQAGVIPEHRAKALLAPLGLPFAPGELAGTLQQAQAAAARIGYPVALKVQSVQLGHKSDVGGVILGLGDATALAQGWERLHANLARHAPDAPLEGVLVEAMAERGMEMIVGARHDPQWGPVVLVGFGGVAAEVIRDVRLLAPDLPAAAVVRELERLKGAALLHGHRGAPALDVAALAELVVRLGAVLRAQPRIREIDLNPVLVYPRGRGVLALDALMLID
- a CDS encoding p-hydroxycinnamoyl CoA hydratase/lyase produces the protein MSSNTEQDTVAYAVEDGVAWVKFNRPEKRNAMSPALNRRMMEVLDALEFRDDVRVLVLSGEGSAWTAGMDLQEYFRDTEAHGLAGTRKAQRESYGWWRRLRWYQKPTIAMVNGWCFGGGYGPLFACDLAFAAEEAKFGLSEINWGILPGGGASKVAAELLSFRRAMYHAMLGEPIDGRTAAEWGLVNEALPGERLRARVAEVAQALSKKNPVALKATKDAVRRVREMTYENAEDYLVRAQEAANSYDNDGRKEGLKQFLDEKTYKPGLGAYDLSRQRRDA
- a CDS encoding coniferyl-alcohol dehydrogenase; protein product: MTLHNKTLVVTGVASGIGGEVARLARFHGARVIGVDRNPVSMTLDGFHQADLGDPAAIDALVAHLPERIDALANIAGVPGTAPVALVAKVNYLGLRHLSQALLPRIAPGGSIVNVASILGAEWPQRLDLHRELAQTPDYAAGARWLQAHPVAQATCYQYFKEALIVWSALRSQDWFAGHDVRVNSVAPGPVFTPILGDFVTMLGPERVQADAGKMKRPAYADEVAEAIVFLASDAARWINGVNLPVDGGLAATAI
- a CDS encoding SphA family protein gives rise to the protein MSVAVPATPRPRHLSFALLLSLAGTPAWAQSVPQTVQLPNGLNTGGTSFLDGFTRTEPGWGIVQYARYTHLDAIEDARGNDVPAFRGTDIGSTLLLTQFAYATPYKLFGGVLGLNALVPLVNLDASFASDSPARLRDNGSGLGDITFGPYLQMLPTIRDGRPVFIQRFEFDAIAPVGKFDRDRDLNQSSGYWSLIPSWAFTVLPTPQWELSARLNYLYNFRADKAANAPQLAGFAFRNGQAGDAFWVNFAGSYALTPAFRLGVNGYYLKQLRDNRTNGERVADTKQSQFYLGPGASWRIDAHNILNANVYLPVEVKNAASGNNVNFQYIHVF
- a CDS encoding alpha/beta hydrolase encodes the protein MQADPFDPARLAPDALQALTTIAAASAGAPPLHSLPMPAMRQAYKGVTTLLGGEPWPMQDVRDFQADGPLGPIPLRRYVPAGALAPYATIVYLHGGGWSLGDLDSHDKVCRRLAQAAGCVVVAVDYRLAPEHPAPAGPEDVLAAIRWLAAHAGTLDLDPARFAVAGDSAGGGLAAMACQLLRGQVALRAQVLFYPGTDLSATGDAFASRRRNGAVPPLTLELMQAMSGPFLSSGIDTRDPRLSPLQATDFAGLPPALIFTAECDALLDDGRLYAEALRAAAVPVDYVELPGMVHGFIEMAGVVPAAAQAIERSGDFLRKRLA
- a CDS encoding helix-turn-helix domain-containing protein, which encodes MAAITEPSVQAHPVPAFRLYGETGDGAAADALHWESIAARSRLHDWRIRPHRHHDLSQLLYVQSGPAGIHIDGRSQRVDRATLVWMPPLYVHGFDFHRRIRGHIVTLSAALLQAWHAQWPQMAQALARPACLEVGRERTTLDACFAALAAEHAHRREGRVPMLHALAGQLLVWTARRVLQQPAPGADSGHDRGSAHVRGFLALVDRHYREHWPLQRYADQLGLSASHLGALCRQHAGAAPLQLLQRRVMLEAQRSLVYTSLSVQQIATWLGFADAAYFSRYFARNAGCSPNAFRRAQQGGGVPAPR
- the pobA gene encoding 4-hydroxybenzoate 3-monooxygenase gives rise to the protein MKTTVAIIGAGPAGLLLGQLLLRQGIDTIVIERRSPQYVLSRIRAGVLEQGTVELLRAAGADARLQREGVVHHGFELMLDGRRERIDLSGPTGGRAVTIYGQTEVTRDLMQARAEAGGVSVYAAEDVTLHGLDGEQPWVEYVQDGTRLRLGCDYIAGCDGFHGISRASIPAGVLREYERVYPFGWLGVLADTAPVNEELIYARHARGFALCSMRSPTRTRYYVQVPAGERVEDWPDARFWDELRARLPDAVAARLRTGPAIEKSIAPLRSYVVEPMQYGRLFLAGDAAHIVPPTGAKGLNLAAGDVGLLASLFAQARQQGDAAPLQRYSELALKRVWKAVRFSWWMTTMLHHFPDEDAFERRLHEAELDYLLGSAGGRATIAENYAGLPMETGAALA